One Companilactobacillus heilongjiangensis genomic window, AATAATTTAATAAGAAGGATGAACTAGCCTCCGACTGGGAGTGATTTTCACCCGCTATGGAAGTGGCGTTATGGCTTTAGCCATTACACCACAGGACGTATTTTGAGACGCGGGTTTCGGCTCAAAATCGAGGGTCGAGACCGCACTGTGGCTCGAGCCGGTCCCATAGCAGGGCGAAAAATCACTCCCAGTCGGAGGCGGCATATTTCAATACAAATCCAAGAAACCGTTTTCTACCTATTATATAGCGCGAAAAGGACATCCATGGTATTATTTATACAGCTTATCGAAAGGATGGTATTCGCAATCATGCGCTTAAAGACTGATATCATTTCAACCAATAAATAATAAATTGGCATTGTTACCCTGGGGTAATTAGTGCCACCAGGAGGATTTATGACTGAATCTAAATTAACATATGAAAAAACACGCGTAATCGTTGCCGGAGTTAGCCACCTACAGCCTGACTTTGAATATACGATGCAAGAATTAGCAGCTTTAGTTGAAGCTAATAACATGGAAGTAGCTGATACAATCGTTCAAAACGTTAACAGTGTCAGTGGTAAAACTTACTTTGGTGCTGGTAAAGTTACCGAAATCAAAGAAATTGCCAACGCTGATGATGTTCAAATTATCGTTTTAAATGATGAATTGACACCTTCACAAATCAGAAACTTGGAAAAAGAAACTAAATTGAGTTTCATGGATCGAACAGAATTGATTCTCCAAGTTTTCTCAAACCGTGCTCAAACTAAACAAGCTAAATTACAAGTCGAAATTGCTAAAATGCAATATCAACTACCAAGAATTCACCCATCTGGGAATCCACTTGACCAACAATCAGCTTCAGGTGGTCTCGCTAACCGTGGTGCCGGTGAATCAAAATTGGAATTGGATAGACGTGTAATTAGAAAACGTATCACCGCTTTACGTAACGAACTCAAAACGGTCGACCGTACAATTGATGTTCAAAGCAGACGTCGGACTAATACATCCCTTCCACTAGTTTCATTAGTCGGCTATACCAACGCTGGTAAGTCAACGACAATGAACGGTATCTTGAATTTTAACAAGGATAACTCGCAAGACCGTAAGGTTTTTGAAAAGGATATGCTCTTCGCTACCCTAGATACCAGCGTTCGTCGCATCGATCTTGAAGACAACTCAAGTTTCTTACTTTCCGATACAG contains:
- the hflX gene encoding GTPase HflX, coding for MTESKLTYEKTRVIVAGVSHLQPDFEYTMQELAALVEANNMEVADTIVQNVNSVSGKTYFGAGKVTEIKEIANADDVQIIVLNDELTPSQIRNLEKETKLSFMDRTELILQVFSNRAQTKQAKLQVEIAKMQYQLPRIHPSGNPLDQQSASGGLANRGAGESKLELDRRVIRKRITALRNELKTVDRTIDVQSRRRTNTSLPLVSLVGYTNAGKSTTMNGILNFNKDNSQDRKVFEKDMLFATLDTSVRRIDLEDNSSFLLSDTVGFVSKLPHNLVESFKTTLQEAENADLLIQVIDVSDEHWRNMIEVTEKTLKEVGVVDKPMIYAFNKADLKPGQQFPVIEGDNIYYSAIDKESIEKLVDLIKIKVFNHYKQAELLVPYSDQKVAEEILKNSQVIKKEFTNDGSLISANLSPEELERFNKYIQTEVSD